From Callithrix jacchus isolate 240 chromosome 15, calJac240_pri, whole genome shotgun sequence, one genomic window encodes:
- the LOC108588353 gene encoding uncharacterized protein LOC108588353, translated as MSSLFLNKSLEGLREGRGPGNWETSSAHKEAARRRTNASPQGKVASKASLKLCFLRVSDSTGRVAPQLSSEMLLGKPAGRRWGRAVQPVSAPGTVGTGNMELMGTSWFGGCCEGAGRARAHTRARTHGHARTHTAQTYAHRGRESPRRACQGSRCCSPPLTAALADWGGGREAVTRATSAAVAFPECRGSSFAGRDELSAAGFAATGCGVCAATLSLGRLAGGGGPRELYITACSWSDCQSK; from the coding sequence ATGTCATCACTTTTCCTAAACAAATCGCTGGAGGGGCTCAGAGAAGGGAGGGGCCCGGGAAACTGGGAAACTAGCTCCGCGCACAAGGAGGCAGCTCGCAGACGCACAAATGCGAGTCCCCAAGGCAAAGTCGCCTCCAAGGCTTCTCTCAAACTTTGCTTCCTGCGCGTCTCTGACAGCACAGGACGTGTAGCCCCGCAGCTGTCATCGGAAATGCTGCTGGGAAAACCGGCGGGGAGGCGGTGGGGGCGGGCAGTTCAGCCGGTGTCTGCACCAGGGACAGTGGGGACTGGAAATATGGAGTTGATGGGGACAAGTTGGTTTGGGGGCTGCTGCGAGGGAGCAGGGAgggcgcgcgcacacacacgcgcgcgcacacacggacacgcgcgcacacacaccgCGCAAACATACGCACACAGGGGGCGCGAGAGCCCACGCCGGGCGTGTCAGGGATCCCGATGCTGCTCCCCACCCCTGACGGCGGCACTGGCTGACTGGGGCGGGGGCAGGGAGGCAGTTACCCGGGCCACGAGCGCCGCAGTCGCGTTCCCCGAGTGCCGCGGATCCTCGTTTGCGGGCCGGGACGAGCTGAGCGCAGCCGGATTCGCGGCGACAGGGTGCGGCGTCTGCGCCGCCACTTTATCCCTGGGCCGGCTCGCCGGCGGGGGCGGCCCGAG